Proteins encoded within one genomic window of Pieris brassicae chromosome 12, ilPieBrab1.1, whole genome shotgun sequence:
- the LOC123717132 gene encoding prostaglandin reductase 1-like yields the protein MVKARKYVVKRQFDGVPKRDDFEIVQYELPSLRNGEILVKTEWVSVDPYQRAYNRKYPTPYDQFGFLVGVVEDTKNPKYSIGTRVVTHKGWCDYSIVNPNESSTMNNIVYKLPELKGLSPIHGLSSVGMVGVTAYFGLLEICQPKPGETVVVTGAAGAVGSLVGQIAKIKGCRVIGFAGSDDKVDWLQNTLGFDKAYNYKTANINETLKIAAPNGVDCYFDNVGGEISSIIMSHMNHFGRVSVCGSISAYNDDVSQLPRVPLLQFDITMKQLKVEGFLVHRWLTRWSEAFVDLTKWLLEGKLKTNEHITEGFDKIYDAFIGMLAGENTGKAVVKI from the coding sequence ATGGTGAAGGCACGAAAATATGTTGTGAAGCGACAATTTGACGGAGTCCCAAAGAGAGATGATTTTGAGATAGTGCAATATGAACTACCATCATTACGAAATGGAGAAATTCTTGTCAAGACCGAATGGGTGAGTGTAGATCCTTACCAAAGAGCGTACAACAGGAAATATCCAACTCCCTATGACCAGTTCGGTTTCTTAGTAGGTGTCGTAGAAGATACCAAAAATCCTAAATATTCAATTGGAACAAGAGTTGTTACACATAAAGGCTGGTGTGACTATTCTATTGTCAATCCAAACGAATCCTCAACcatgaataatattgtatacaaattaCCCGAACTCAAAGGTCTGTCACCCATCCACGGTTTAAGTTCCGTAGGTATGGTTGGAGTAACAGCCTACTTCGGACTTCTTGAGATTTGTCAACCGAAACCTGGAGAAACCGTTGTAGTTACTGGAGCAGCAGGAGCCGTGGGATCTCTTGTTGGGCAAATCGCTAAGATTAAGGGTTGCAGAGTGATTGGATTTGCTGGTTCTGATGATAAGGTGGATTGGCTTCAAAACACCTTAGGTTTTGATAAGGCATACAACTACAAAACAGCCAACATAAATGAAACTCTTAAGATTGCTGCTCCTAATGGAGTCGACTGCTACTTTGATAATGTGGGAGGTGAAATAAGCAGTATTATTATGAGTCATATGAACCATTTTGGTAGAGTATCGGTATGTGGCAGCATTAGCGCTTACAACGACGATGTGTCCCAGTTACCTAGAGTGCCTCTTCTGCAATTTGATATCACTATGAAGCAATTAAAGGTTGAAGGATTTCTCGTACATCGGTGGCTCACAAGATGGTCTGAGGCATTTGTTGATCTCACTAAGTGGCTTTTGGAagggaaattaaaaacaaatgaacacaTAACCGAAGGTTTCGATAAAATATACGATGCCTTCATCGGAATGTTAGCTGGTGAAAACACTGGCAAAGCAgttgtaaaaatatga